TACGCCTGAAGAACCAgtacaacaaacacaaagagttcTGCAGATCTCCTCTTTatacttcttctttttctgggCTCGTTAGTGCCGccaacacatttcacaaatctGTCCCATCAGTCTCTTACAATGCTGAGTAACTGCTTAGACACAAATGACTTTGGCTGAACTGAAGAGAAATTCTCAGGTAGACGTATTGAACAATTAGTCTTAAACGTGTCAGACTATATATATGGTCTATATACACAAAACATTTTGACGATCTGCCTTAAATTATGTTTAAACAGAAAACCGAATCATGTCCATCACCTGCTGGACCTTTTGTCTCCTATCACAGCAGCTTGGAAATCGACTGATCACCCTGTTGACTCACCGCTACATGGAGAGTCTTTGTGTAAGACCTCTCCCACTCATCCAACATTTCGCTTTAAGAAAAGATTGAATGATCATGGAGAGACACTGCTGTCACCCTGACTAGACACCGACGACAAAGTCCACAGTTTAAAGAAACTGCTCATTCAGTCGAttgaaataaagcatttaatttGATGAAGGTAATCTAATCAGCAAAGGTGCTTAAGGGACTCGCAGGTACGACACGAGAGAAAAGAGGCGCATTAAAGGGAATCGTCAGCTTTGACACATTATAACACTGCTTGCTTATCATTCATGTGTTTTGAGATGTATGGCACTTCACAAGAGAGCAAAGGTAGGCTACGAATGTTTGACACTTCACAGACATACAGGTACTACTTTGCCTCCGAGTACAATGTAATTTCCCTTTTTATTGGTTTAAACAATGTaaaaccacaaaacaaaaatctttgtcgaaacaaatgaacacatttaGGTGAAACACCAAcgccagaaaaacaaaaacaaatatataagtcTGGATTCTTGCTCAACTGAAGCAACAATCCAGAGgattgggttgttttttttatgactacTACACACATTTATTAACATTCAAAGTGTGTCTGGTGAATAAAGGTAAGTTGCCTGTACCCAGTGAAAGGCAGTCCTAATGCAGATGACGTTATCCTCCATTGCGTAATAGTGTGCTCGGTGAATAATTCTAACAAACTGTGTGTCCGATGACAACATGCAGATCTGTTCTAAGCCAGGTGAAATCGGATTCTCAGTTTTACTTTTGATGTTACAGGCATGAAGGGCGCATCCCTACTCTTGGACAAGACACCAGATGGCTCCATGTTCCATCTGAAAAAAAGGTTTCCGAGACACAGCAAATCATTATGAAGGTAGAAGGTGCAACAAAGCTCACATTAGACATTCCGTCTAATGTGTAACGGGTCCCGAACTCATGTACAGTACCTGCTTTTATGATTGAGACTTCTACATCTGGGCCAAATACTTGTGACTAGTCAGATGGTCTGCAGATATTATTGGAATCTGATTGATGGGAAGAAAATcaaaagagagagcgagagaatgaaAGTTTAAGGCAGCAAGAAACCGATGGAAGAATAAACATGATAAGTAaatcttgtgcacatttttaCGCATTTAATTAAATCACATGTGAGAATTAtacgctaaaaaaaaaaccccactgaaAGTCAAAGCTGATAGCCAATGTGAAGAGCACGAGAGAGATGGATCGAGGGGTAGGGGAGAGCaaacctgattggctgctgcagtTGCAAAGGGAACACTTGTGACAGATGTGGTGGCTGCAGACACAGTGGCTGGAGTAGCACCATGCATCATGggtacttgggggggggggggggggggggggaggaaaaaacaGTTGAACTAGAGAGAAGATTTTAAATTGATCTGTAAGTATCTCTGAATAAAGCTGAGAAACATGAAAGCGTCGGTTAAAGCAGTTTTTAAACAGCTCAACATGAAACCTATTTGCAAGTTATCTCCACACGACTATATGTATAATAAAGTGCGTCATACATCAGAGCACTCAGGAtggaaattaaatgaaacaGGGGAGTTCATACTGCAACAAGCATTGGGTGGCCGAGAACTGAGGCAAAGCAAGCTTTGTTACAGAGTATAATGAGAAACATCCGTTTCCAATTGAAACTAAACACAATTAAATGCAGAATCAAAAATGTACAATTCCCATGTTTCTGCCCACACGGATGAAATTACACACCACCATTTAGAGTTCATGTCAAAATCTGAACTCACAAAACAGAGAATGAGCTCGCGTTCCGCTCTGAGTTAAATGTGACATGAGTAAGGAAAGCTGGCACCTACCAACACTTGTTGCAGGCGTCATGCACAATATCGAGCCTGCCCATCATGCATTGCAACATGGAGTGGAGTGAataggggggcgggggggggggggtgagaaatgaaaacaactCATTACAAATGTAATAACATAGGTATAAGATAGTCAAACATATTGGATTTAACCTGGGTAAGTACAAACTGGTGTGAGCACACATATTGCACATCATAGGGAGCAAAGCTATAAAAGCTCATTCGTGAAAGTCTTCAGAGCTCGCCAGCCCCGCCCCGGTTTATAGTTCAGCTGCCTCTGCTCCGTTAAATCGAAGCAGGGATTTGCCCCCGGTGGTCCTGTCCTGTCAGCAAGGCAACAGCTGTTGGCAACGCAGTGCTTCTTGAATGCCCTGCGTTGAAACCCTCAAACTTTGCCGCAGTGGCGTGATATGAGGATCTGAATGTCTCACCGGAGCCCTTTCAGTTTACGGAAGAGGGGTTAGAAATCCCTTACAATACCAACTAATTGGTATCAGTCTCATGTCTGAGAAGAACAGCTGATGCTATTCCATGTGCACAATCACACACTTCATAAGGGATTTTGCGGCCCTGAGTTTTGACTGATGGGTGGATGGTTCGTGAGCATCACGGCACATCTAAATAAGGCTGAGGTCTCACCTGATGGGAAGAAGGCAGCCTGCTGCTGAAACTGCATGTTGGCCAGTGCCTGTTGGTACTGGAATATGCCAGCATTGAACATAGTGGTGGCACCGTTGGTTTTTTCAAGTGCAGGTCTCTTTGGTAAAGGAGGCAATACAGGAGGGATCCcctgatgagggggggggggggcaacaccaaaaaataaagggatgggaatgaaaagaaaatcaaagtaGTGACATTcaggacagagagaagaaagaatTCCATTAGAACATGAAGTCCGCCCCTCCAAGCATCAATTATAAAACACGGCGCTCTCTCtgtcagaggaagacgaggcagcAGCACGAGCTGACTGTGACTTACAACAAAACCACCCTAAACAAGTTATCATGTTCATTTTAGAGTAGTGAGTAGTTTTCTGTAACAATATTGATCGTGAGTTTTTGTATGATTTAAACATCAACAGAAACGATGCAGTTAGCGAAGGCAGCAAATAGTACACAATAAGCAGAGTTACGTTTGCTGCAATATGTATTCAACAAGTACACATGCAGTATGGGAAATGGCACACATTCATAACACATGCAGAGTCTAGCAAAACATAGTACACAGTCAATTACTACACTTCCATGCCTGGTAATCACTTTGGAGATTCACTTTAGGTGATGGATTGATCACTGAAAGTTTTACGTTTgaagtttttcattttgtgttcctAATATTTCACAACATTTTATGATGCAGAACTTATGGCTGCAATCAATTCCATCACCCCTGAGCGTTTCCTGATTATTAAATGTTGACAATATTTTAGAACTACACTACAAACAGCTACGTGCCAGCTAAAAGGTGAAAGGTCATAGTACCAGGTCAAAAGTTGCGTCGAAGGGTCGCTTCAGTGACTTGACAGCCGACTGAGTCTTAATTAGCAGGCAGCGCGCACATGATGGACAATGGGCCAATGGGGTTCAAGCGCATTAACATAAACCAGCAAGCGGCGGtgcatcatggggggggggcagcagtgcaGTGTGGGTtggtgaaagaaaacaaacaaaaacacaaatcattgGAATGCAATATAGAACAGATTACAAGACTAGGGCATGCACGTTAATGGCTATAGCCACCGGTCATAATTATTGACC
The Brachionichthys hirsutus isolate HB-005 unplaced genomic scaffold, CSIRO-AGI_Bhir_v1 contig_955, whole genome shotgun sequence DNA segment above includes these coding regions:
- the LOC137914189 gene encoding muscleblind-like protein 1; amino-acid sequence: MIDTNDNTVTVCMDYIKGRCSREKCKYFHPLAHLQAKIKAAQHQVNQAAAAAAMGIPPVLPPLPKRPALEKTNGATTMFNAGIFQYQQALANMQFQQQAAFFPSGSILCMTPATSVVPMMHGATPATVSAATTSVTSVPFATAAANQIPIISADHLTSHKYLAQM